GATCATCAGTATTAACAGCGTGCGTACGGGTTCGGTACCTGAGCTTCAGGAGCAGATCGCCCTGTATCGCCCTGGCGACCGTATCAGCCTGGAGTATATTCGCGACGGCAAAAAAATCACCAAGGAGAACCTCGAATTAAAAGGCCTTGACCGCACGGCGTCGACGTTTAGGAGGTAATTACGAATTACGAATTACGAATTACGAATTACGATTTGCGATTAGGAATGGGGTTTTCTTACAAGCGGTAGGGGGTTAGGGCTTCTGCGATAATTCGGTCGTTAGAGAGGCGGGGTACTTTGTTTTGGCCGCCGAGTTTGCCTTGAGTTTTCATATAATCGCGGAAGGCATCCCTTTTCAATGGGCGAATCACCAATGGGCGGAGGATATTTCCTTCGACGAGGTCCTTGTAGTAGATATTTTGCAGCATCATATTGGTATCGACGCTTGCTTCCAGGGCGGAGATATCGGGGGGGAGATTGTCAAACTCCACAAACCATTCGTGGTAGGGTTTTCCTCCTTCGGGGGGATTGACCTGGGGGGCCACCGTAAATTCGACGATTCGGATACCTTGTTGGTTGGCTACTTGAAGCAGGGCT
The Candidatus Hydrogenedentota bacterium genome window above contains:
- a CDS encoding GH3 auxin-responsive promoter family protein — protein: ALLQVANQQGIRIVEFTVAPQVNPPEGGKPYHEWFVEFDNLPPDISALEASVDTNMMLQNIYYKDLVEGNILRPLVIRPLKRDAFRDYMKTQGKLGGQNKVPRLSNDRIIAEALTPYRL